CGTGAACCCCGAGTCGGCCGCCCGCTTGGCCAGCACCCCGTTGAGCACGTCCGAGGCGTTGTTGATCGCTCCGCGTTCGGTCTCGGTGAGGCCGGCGATGCAGGTACCCGACAGCTTGTAGAAGCGGGGGTAGCCGAGCACCACCACATGGGCCTGCGGAGCCCGCGAACGGATGCCCGCGTAGAGGGAGTCGAGCTTGGCCGGCAGCGTGTTCTGGACCGCGGAGACCGCCGTGTTCACCCGGCTCACACAGGTCGCCTCGCTCTGCAGGACGCATGTCTGCATGACGTCCGCGAACCCGACGTCGTTGCCTCCCGCCGTGACGCTGACGAGCGTGGTCGACGAACTGAGCGCGCCCAGCTGGCCACTGGACACGGAGGTCGTCGTCGCGCCCGAGCAGGCGACGAACGCGAAGGACGACGGGGCGTTCGCGTTCTTCCAGAGGTAGGGGTAGGCGTT
The DNA window shown above is from Streptomyces sp. Alt3 and carries:
- a CDS encoding SGNH/GDSL hydrolase family protein, yielding MSVRTFRASVFTLAIAAVAALGVAQPASAAGENYVALGDSYSSGVGAGSYTSESGDCKRSTNAYPYLWKNANAPSSFAFVACSGATTTSVSSGQLGALSSSTTLVSVTAGGNDVGFADVMQTCVLQSEATCVSRVNTAVSAVQNTLPAKLDSLYAGIRSRAPQAHVVVLGYPRFYKLSGTCIAGLTETERGAINNASDVLNGVLAKRAADSGFTFSSVVDEFTGHELCSGDAWIHSVSIPVTNSYHPKAIGQSNGYLPAFRSAA